From a single Paenibacillus sp. FSL W8-0426 genomic region:
- a CDS encoding TetR/AcrR family transcriptional regulator, with translation MSKQRIKDIAIQHFIRFGYEGTKMAQIAEETGIRKQSLSYHFASKKALLVEIYEEVVQEEQQFVREFFAQSAGQTLEQQLHSFLQEHKNRFLTHPNVAFMYILSFITPLEVHDFVLAQYRTYLRTLKEELAGVFVQHPDIRLSPEEATVAFVTLMDGLDVQLVYETRQSFEQALAIAWNVFWTGIQRSISS, from the coding sequence TTGAGCAAACAACGAATCAAGGATATTGCCATACAACATTTTATCCGCTTCGGGTACGAGGGCACCAAAATGGCCCAGATTGCCGAGGAAACCGGGATTCGCAAACAATCCCTTTCCTACCATTTTGCATCCAAAAAAGCGCTGCTTGTGGAAATTTACGAGGAAGTGGTACAGGAAGAGCAGCAGTTCGTGCGCGAGTTTTTCGCTCAATCGGCAGGGCAGACCCTGGAACAGCAGCTGCACTCGTTTTTGCAGGAGCATAAAAATCGTTTCCTCACGCATCCCAACGTGGCTTTTATGTACATTCTGTCTTTCATTACGCCCTTGGAAGTCCATGACTTCGTGCTGGCTCAGTACCGGACCTATCTGCGCACGCTCAAGGAAGAACTTGCTGGCGTGTTCGTGCAGCACCCTGACATTCGCCTGAGTCCCGAGGAAGCGACCGTCGCTTTTGTCACGCTGATGGACGGCCTTGACGTTCAGCTCGTGTACGAAACGCGGCAATCCTTCGAACAGGCACTCGCCATCGCCTGGAACGTGTTCTGGACCGGCATCCAGCGGAGCATTTCTTCCTGA
- a CDS encoding DUF2625 family protein encodes MDALNADQLYDREHHAWEELRELLDSGENTWNYVPARREVAEETLVRLQVSTRSYLGTVAYETGGMRFDHGWITLLGSGGEGSYGSLTFWNGLDEQSTVPALPGVLLVAYDAAGGFFALDTGRFGRTGHIYYFAPDTMEWESTELAYSGFMNWLANGNLQQFYETFRWNDWQDTMEQLRPGEVFAYYPPLWSQEGGGENSTKAPVSVAEAWKTALSAKPSP; translated from the coding sequence ATGGATGCATTGAATGCGGATCAGCTATATGATCGGGAGCATCACGCCTGGGAGGAATTGCGGGAGCTGCTGGACAGCGGCGAGAATACATGGAACTACGTCCCTGCACGGCGCGAAGTGGCAGAAGAAACGCTTGTGCGGCTGCAAGTCAGCACCCGTTCTTATTTGGGTACCGTAGCGTATGAGACGGGGGGAATGCGATTCGACCATGGCTGGATCACGTTGCTTGGTTCCGGAGGCGAAGGCAGCTACGGCAGCCTGACATTCTGGAACGGATTGGACGAGCAGTCTACCGTTCCGGCGTTACCGGGCGTGTTGCTGGTGGCTTATGATGCGGCAGGCGGATTTTTTGCGCTCGATACGGGCAGGTTCGGACGCACCGGTCATATCTATTATTTTGCACCGGACACGATGGAATGGGAATCGACGGAGCTGGCCTATTCAGGGTTCATGAATTGGCTGGCCAACGGAAATTTGCAGCAGTTTTACGAGACGTTTCGTTGGAATGACTGGCAGGATACGATGGAGCAGCTCCGGCCAGGCGAAGTATTTGCCTATTATCCGCCGCTTTGGTCGCAAGAGGGTGGAGGCGAGAATAGCACCAAAGCTCCTGTTTCTGTCGCGGAGGCATGGAAAACCGCTTTGTCCGCGAAACCATCTCCGTGA
- a CDS encoding nucleoside hydrolase-like domain-containing protein: protein MKKPMWLRTLITCCICTLVISGCASKTPQAGNETPSPSAQQEQNEDKGTTDQTTAAKARTVITTDGEVDDMNSVIRFLLYSNEMDLAGIVLTSSVYHYAGDPDAGIKPFRWTGTQWVYDMIDAYGEIYPNLIKHADGYPKPEDLRVMTKIGNISNKGEMEKETEGSEFLKTLFLDDDQRDLYVQTWGGTNTTARALKSIEDQYKGTDEWDDIRKKVSDKLVLYIILDQDDSYNDYIAKSWPDIRILNDQSNFWHFAYAWKMHAEEVNGKLHGDWMKENLLTGHGKLLDMYATMADGKMIEGELPEEQRGDPEYIKKNPQYAKYDFISEGDSPSFFYLIDNGLRSMEDPSYGGWGGRFGVVNDKLFRNNVLDYDPYTKRYEAEYSLMRWFDDIQDDFAARADWAAADTFEGANHNPALTVKEGIDLKASPGEQVTLHAEGTDPDGDQLTYTWWRYAEADTYQDSPVENKVVEEKVGDLLLGLHREVGKDEKIDTIELQGSDTDTVTFTVPQDAKAGDTIHIVAEVQDNGKHQLKRYQRVILTVK, encoded by the coding sequence ATGAAGAAACCAATGTGGCTCAGGACGTTGATCACATGCTGCATCTGCACGTTGGTCATTAGCGGATGCGCCTCCAAAACGCCGCAGGCGGGCAATGAGACACCGAGCCCGTCAGCGCAGCAAGAGCAAAATGAAGACAAGGGAACAACGGATCAAACGACGGCAGCTAAAGCGAGAACGGTCATTACGACCGACGGCGAAGTCGATGATATGAACTCGGTCATTCGCTTCCTGCTGTACTCCAATGAAATGGACCTGGCAGGCATCGTGCTGACCAGCTCGGTGTACCACTACGCCGGAGATCCGGATGCGGGAATCAAGCCATTCCGCTGGACGGGCACGCAGTGGGTGTACGACATGATTGATGCCTATGGCGAAATCTACCCCAACCTGATCAAACATGCGGACGGTTATCCTAAACCGGAAGATCTGCGCGTCATGACGAAAATCGGGAACATCTCCAATAAAGGCGAAATGGAAAAAGAGACCGAAGGCTCCGAATTTCTGAAAACATTGTTCCTCGACGATGATCAGCGTGATCTGTACGTGCAAACGTGGGGCGGGACCAATACGACGGCCCGTGCGCTCAAATCGATTGAGGATCAATATAAAGGCACGGACGAGTGGGATGACATCCGCAAAAAAGTCAGCGACAAACTGGTGCTCTACATCATTCTTGACCAGGATGACAGTTATAACGATTACATCGCCAAAAGCTGGCCGGACATCCGCATCCTGAACGATCAATCGAACTTCTGGCACTTCGCTTATGCATGGAAAATGCATGCCGAGGAAGTCAATGGCAAGCTGCACGGCGACTGGATGAAAGAAAACCTGTTGACCGGGCACGGCAAGCTGCTGGACATGTATGCAACGATGGCCGACGGCAAAATGATCGAAGGCGAGCTGCCTGAAGAGCAGCGCGGAGATCCGGAGTATATCAAGAAGAACCCGCAGTATGCAAAATACGACTTTATTTCCGAAGGGGACTCCCCGTCCTTCTTCTATTTGATCGATAACGGCCTGCGCAGCATGGAGGATCCTTCCTACGGCGGCTGGGGCGGACGCTTCGGCGTCGTGAATGACAAGCTGTTCCGCAACAACGTGCTGGATTACGATCCGTACACCAAACGTTACGAAGCGGAATATTCCCTGATGAGATGGTTTGACGACATTCAGGATGACTTTGCCGCACGTGCCGATTGGGCCGCTGCAGACACGTTCGAAGGCGCAAACCATAATCCGGCGCTGACCGTCAAGGAAGGCATCGACTTGAAAGCAAGCCCTGGCGAACAGGTGACGCTGCATGCGGAAGGTACGGACCCGGATGGGGACCAACTTACGTATACATGGTGGAGATACGCCGAAGCCGATACGTATCAGGATTCCCCGGTGGAGAACAAGGTCGTGGAAGAGAAAGTCGGAGACCTGCTGCTGGGCTTGCATCGCGAGGTCGGCAAAGACGAGAAAATCGACACGATCGAGTTGCAAGGCAGCGACACCGACACGGTTACCTTTACCGTGCCCCAAGATGCCAAGGCAGGCGATACGATCCATATTGTAGCCGAGGTTCAGGATAACGGCAAACATCAGTTGAAACGCTACCAACGCGTCATTCTGACGGTTAAATAA
- a CDS encoding LacI family DNA-binding transcriptional regulator, giving the protein MRKVTIKDVAKEAGVSISTVSNALNGVDVLNPETKSHILDVAKRLNYVPNINGKLLKSGKSKMLGFFTTSVSGPYFYTLVETMSRECDRHGYGLNIFVTKDKQVIMSNILGGRVDGVIVYEEMRVNENDIAVMEQNRVKAMFLDREIQSESMGSIIFDSYVDAYEATKYLISLGHKKIAYISGVETMFDSEQRKAGYLDALRDYNLPQDEDYILQGYFEEESSYGAVKSFVNVHAGKLPDAFLAGNDLSAIGAMRALKSLGYDIPGDVSVVGFDDIDIAQYFTPPLTTVRNQIARQGMLVVNDLIRMIEKDEKGRHEKLPGELVVRNSTQIKMARE; this is encoded by the coding sequence ATGAGAAAGGTAACGATCAAAGATGTAGCAAAGGAAGCTGGCGTGTCCATCTCTACGGTCTCCAATGCGCTTAATGGCGTGGACGTGCTGAATCCCGAGACCAAATCGCATATTCTCGACGTGGCGAAACGGTTGAATTATGTACCGAACATCAACGGCAAGCTGCTGAAATCCGGCAAATCGAAAATGCTCGGCTTTTTCACGACCAGTGTGTCGGGGCCATATTTCTATACGCTCGTCGAGACGATGTCCCGCGAATGCGACCGCCATGGATACGGGCTGAACATCTTCGTAACGAAGGATAAGCAGGTCATCATGAGCAACATATTGGGCGGACGCGTGGATGGAGTCATCGTGTACGAGGAGATGCGGGTGAATGAAAACGACATTGCCGTCATGGAGCAAAACCGGGTCAAGGCCATGTTCCTGGACCGCGAAATCCAGAGCGAATCGATGGGCAGCATCATCTTCGATTCCTATGTCGATGCGTATGAGGCCACGAAATATTTGATCAGCCTCGGGCACAAAAAAATCGCCTACATTTCCGGCGTTGAAACGATGTTCGACAGCGAGCAGCGGAAGGCCGGTTACTTGGATGCTTTGCGCGATTACAATCTGCCGCAGGATGAGGATTACATTTTGCAGGGATACTTCGAGGAAGAAAGCTCGTACGGCGCAGTCAAATCATTCGTTAACGTGCATGCCGGCAAGCTGCCTGACGCGTTCCTAGCAGGCAATGACTTGAGCGCCATCGGAGCGATGCGTGCGCTGAAGTCGCTTGGCTACGACATTCCGGGAGACGTCAGCGTCGTTGGATTCGACGATATCGACATTGCACAGTATTTCACGCCTCCGCTCACAACGGTACGCAACCAAATTGCAAGACAAGGGATGCTCGTCGTGAACGATCTGATTCGCATGATCGAGAAAGACGAGAAAGGCCGTCATGAAAAGCTGCCGGGCGAGCTGGTCGTGCGCAATTCCACGCAGATCAAGATGGCACGGGAGTAA
- a CDS encoding SMI1/KNR4 family protein produces the protein MWSDVFEHEWSRQPGASKAELEQFLGQWNARLNEEEVGEIRAGREKLLASMPALHVHGGRPDPADWSFPERMLPESYIELLLFSNGGEFQNGERYFQLFGTADFREMNLAYELPEYMPGAVSFALDGNGNHYMFDMRSAAVKGEYPILMAHSGNLSYEDGVQVATSLPELCRSKQAIEL, from the coding sequence ATGTGGAGTGATGTATTTGAACATGAGTGGTCCAGGCAGCCGGGGGCGTCGAAGGCAGAGCTCGAGCAATTTTTGGGACAGTGGAATGCCCGGCTGAACGAAGAGGAGGTCGGAGAGATTCGGGCAGGGCGGGAGAAGCTTTTGGCGAGCATGCCCGCGCTGCATGTCCATGGAGGACGGCCTGATCCGGCGGATTGGTCGTTCCCCGAGAGGATGCTGCCGGAAAGTTATATCGAACTGCTGCTGTTCTCCAATGGCGGCGAGTTTCAGAACGGGGAGCGTTACTTTCAGCTTTTTGGCACGGCGGATTTCAGGGAAATGAACCTGGCATACGAACTGCCGGAGTATATGCCGGGTGCCGTATCCTTTGCCTTGGACGGAAACGGCAATCACTACATGTTCGATATGCGGTCAGCGGCGGTTAAGGGGGAATACCCCATTTTGATGGCCCATTCGGGCAATTTGAGTTACGAAGATGGCGTGCAGGTTGCGACCTCGCTGCCTGAGCTGTGCCGCAGCAAACAGGCGATTGAGCTGTAA
- a CDS encoding MFS transporter: MKDKIVMPLWTCCLFIVVMNTTMFNVSLPVIIQDLHITSDLGSWVISSYSIGYALSTVIFSRLSDHVPVRKLVTVGLIILGCSSVLGLFAHNFTLLLITRILQSAGAGVMAGLGLVIASRYVPVERRGAAIAMISSGSAMAFGLGPIVGGLVSEYLGWNGLFAITVLVLAALPFLLRFLPRETIQAEKSFDITGAALTVVNATTVLVAVTQQSLIWLLIGLVSLAVHIAYIRKANGSFINREVFATKGYSRLLIIGFCVLIVNLGNLFLMPLVLADLFGRSSLAIGLLIAPGAIVATFLARFVGRWIDRFGNMRFLIIGHILLASVLLLYVFGLKYSALIITVGYLFFSPALSASIASMNNEASRVLPKARIGAGMGLLQLIQFFGGSLSVAVCGLLLHSFPGVPVKEAYPYVYGCLLLVCLISLALVLLYARSTRSNSAASAAAN; encoded by the coding sequence ATGAAAGACAAAATCGTCATGCCGCTATGGACATGCTGCCTCTTCATCGTGGTCATGAACACTACCATGTTTAACGTTTCCCTGCCCGTGATCATTCAGGATCTGCACATCACCTCGGATCTTGGGTCGTGGGTTATTTCGAGTTATTCTATCGGCTATGCGCTCTCTACCGTTATTTTCAGCCGACTCTCCGACCATGTGCCTGTACGCAAACTGGTTACGGTTGGACTGATCATCCTCGGTTGTTCATCCGTCCTGGGACTGTTCGCCCACAATTTCACCCTGTTATTGATCACGCGCATCCTGCAATCGGCTGGAGCCGGAGTCATGGCCGGACTGGGTTTGGTCATCGCGAGCCGTTATGTTCCGGTGGAGCGCAGGGGCGCCGCCATCGCGATGATCTCGTCCGGGAGTGCCATGGCCTTCGGACTTGGCCCGATCGTCGGCGGACTTGTCAGTGAATACTTGGGCTGGAACGGACTGTTTGCGATTACCGTGCTGGTGCTTGCGGCCTTGCCGTTTTTGCTGCGTTTTTTGCCGCGAGAAACGATTCAGGCCGAAAAATCGTTCGATATCACCGGTGCAGCACTTACCGTAGTGAACGCCACGACGGTGCTTGTGGCCGTGACGCAGCAGTCGTTGATCTGGCTGCTCATCGGCCTGGTTTCGCTCGCCGTGCATATTGCTTATATCCGCAAAGCAAACGGCTCGTTCATCAATCGTGAGGTGTTTGCAACCAAAGGTTATTCGCGTCTGCTGATCATCGGCTTTTGCGTGCTGATCGTCAATCTGGGTAATCTGTTCCTGATGCCGCTCGTGCTTGCTGACCTGTTCGGACGGTCCTCGCTGGCGATTGGACTGCTGATTGCTCCAGGAGCGATCGTTGCAACATTCCTGGCGCGGTTTGTCGGCCGCTGGATTGATCGTTTCGGAAACATGCGCTTCCTGATCATCGGCCATATATTGCTTGCCAGTGTATTGCTTTTATACGTATTCGGGTTGAAATATTCGGCCTTGATCATCACCGTGGGTTACTTGTTTTTCTCCCCTGCATTGTCGGCCTCCATCGCCTCAATGAACAACGAGGCTTCACGGGTGCTGCCCAAAGCGCGGATCGGTGCCGGCATGGGTCTTCTGCAATTGATCCAGTTTTTCGGCGGCTCTCTCTCCGTGGCTGTCTGCGGGCTGCTGCTGCACAGCTTTCCGGGGGTCCCGGTGAAAGAAGCCTATCCTTACGTGTACGGCTGCCTGCTGCTCGTTTGCCTGATTTCGCTCGCGCTGGTGCTTCTCTACGCTCGCTCTACGCGCAGTAATTCAGCGGCATCCGCAGCTGCAAACTGA
- a CDS encoding DUF1697 domain-containing protein yields MIYVALLRGINVGGNNKINMKQLKETFEKSGFTDVVTYINSGNIIFVDHRERANAHAEISLQLEQAIADDFGLQIPVIVRNIHEVEVVIKALPEDWSNGDQSKSDVLFLWDEINDASVLDRLPIKPGIGTLIYVSGAVLYSVSREDAAKSGMNKLVGSKLYKFITVRNVNTTRQIYKLMQAIDEKKN; encoded by the coding sequence ATGATCTATGTTGCATTGCTTCGGGGCATCAATGTCGGGGGCAACAACAAAATCAACATGAAACAACTGAAAGAGACGTTTGAAAAATCAGGCTTCACCGACGTGGTGACCTACATCAACTCCGGTAACATCATCTTTGTCGATCATCGCGAACGAGCCAACGCCCATGCCGAAATCTCCCTCCAGCTTGAACAAGCGATTGCGGATGATTTTGGCTTGCAAATCCCGGTCATCGTGCGGAACATTCATGAAGTCGAAGTGGTCATCAAGGCACTTCCGGAGGACTGGAGCAACGGTGACCAGAGCAAAAGCGACGTTCTGTTCCTCTGGGACGAAATCAATGATGCTTCGGTGTTGGACAGGCTGCCCATCAAACCCGGAATCGGGACGCTGATCTACGTTTCGGGAGCCGTATTATATTCCGTCAGCAGGGAAGATGCCGCCAAAAGCGGCATGAACAAACTCGTCGGCTCCAAGCTCTACAAATTCATTACGGTGCGAAACGTCAATACGACGCGACAAATTTACAAGCTGATGCAAGCGATCGACGAGAAAAAGAATTAA
- a CDS encoding MFS transporter: MVTLTHNKTNARLWGKSFIFIMLANALLFMAFEMLLPTLPLFVSSLGGDASQIGLVTGIFMFSAILVRPFTAILATKWNKKMLLIAGIAICALVTGSYYLASGIGMILLLRVIHGFGFGLATTYFATIATENIPKQRRGEGMGYFGVGETVAISVGPLIGTSLLLQFNYQSLFMGGMCILLLALLMTVFVSRKPVQQNDSQTSETPHTAVKLIEKKVLFPSILIMLVGIAAGSIMSFVALFAEEKGFTQVAWFFFVIAIASFVVRLFSGKMFDRLGPGSVLVPSAILAIAGLSVLTIAQNDVHFLVAGALYGFGFGAIFPAIQTWCVNLVEEHEHENAMASFFNFFDLGIGGGSLVLGMLASAFSYTLVYDIAIGIFVVYILLYVMYARRRRQTTHHSLEADI; the protein is encoded by the coding sequence ATGGTTACCCTGACTCATAACAAAACGAATGCACGATTATGGGGAAAATCGTTCATTTTCATCATGCTGGCCAACGCCCTGCTGTTCATGGCCTTCGAAATGCTGCTCCCTACCTTGCCGCTGTTCGTATCAAGCTTGGGTGGTGACGCATCGCAGATCGGACTCGTCACAGGCATCTTCATGTTTTCGGCAATCCTGGTCCGCCCTTTCACCGCAATCCTGGCAACCAAATGGAATAAAAAAATGCTGCTCATCGCAGGCATCGCCATCTGCGCACTGGTTACCGGTTCATACTACCTCGCGTCAGGCATCGGCATGATTTTGCTGCTCCGGGTCATTCATGGCTTTGGCTTCGGACTCGCGACAACATACTTCGCAACCATTGCCACCGAGAACATTCCCAAGCAGCGCCGGGGTGAAGGCATGGGTTACTTCGGCGTCGGCGAGACGGTGGCCATTTCCGTCGGCCCCTTGATCGGAACGAGCCTGCTGCTGCAATTCAACTACCAAAGCCTGTTTATGGGCGGCATGTGCATTTTGCTGCTGGCGCTGCTCATGACCGTGTTTGTATCCCGAAAACCGGTGCAGCAAAATGATTCTCAAACGTCGGAGACGCCTCATACAGCCGTCAAACTCATCGAAAAAAAGGTGCTGTTCCCCTCCATTCTCATCATGCTGGTCGGTATTGCGGCAGGTTCGATCATGTCGTTTGTCGCGTTGTTCGCTGAAGAAAAAGGCTTTACGCAGGTCGCCTGGTTTTTCTTCGTCATCGCCATCGCCAGCTTTGTCGTCCGGCTGTTTTCCGGCAAAATGTTTGACCGGCTGGGGCCCGGCTCTGTGCTCGTGCCATCGGCCATCCTCGCCATCGCAGGCTTGTCGGTGCTGACCATCGCGCAAAATGACGTGCACTTCCTCGTCGCCGGCGCGTTGTACGGCTTCGGGTTTGGAGCCATTTTCCCCGCGATCCAGACGTGGTGCGTAAATTTGGTGGAAGAGCATGAGCATGAAAATGCCATGGCATCGTTTTTCAACTTTTTCGATCTCGGCATCGGCGGCGGCTCGCTCGTACTGGGTATGTTGGCATCTGCATTTTCCTATACGTTGGTGTATGATATAGCCATAGGCATCTTCGTGGTGTACATCTTGCTGTACGTCATGTACGCCCGAAGACGGCGCCAAACGACCCATCATTCACTGGAGGCAGACATTTGA
- the hcp gene encoding hydroxylamine reductase, whose translation MFCYQCEQTPTGGCKVIGVCGKDETIASLQDTMIFALKGIAAYATHARQLGYEDPEVNRVTHEALYMTLTNSNFNVQEHLDMAMRVGNAAIRIMDVLDRAHTDRFGIPQPITVSQNRIEGQCIVVTGHNLYALEELLRQTEGTGINIYTHSEMLPAHGYPALKKYAHLKGNIGKAWYDQRRLFEQFPGAILATTNCVMPIKGSYADRFFSYEVAGLEGVTKIVNDDFAPLIERALSLPAADVPSEQVLTTGYHHETVIGLAPEIIQAVKDGHIRRFFVIAGCDAPGKGGNYYRELATSLPNDTVILTTSCGKFRFNDVDYGTVGDTGIPRYIDLGQCNNSGSTVKIALALADAFGCTVNELPVSIVLSWFEQKAVAILLGLFSLGIQDIRIGPKPPEFISQGVLDVLVDMFGLKLITTAEEDMNAMLALS comes from the coding sequence ATGTTTTGTTACCAGTGCGAGCAGACGCCAACGGGCGGCTGCAAGGTGATCGGGGTGTGCGGCAAAGACGAGACGATTGCCAGCCTGCAGGATACGATGATCTTTGCGTTGAAGGGAATCGCAGCATATGCCACGCATGCCAGACAGCTGGGTTATGAAGACCCCGAGGTAAACCGTGTTACGCATGAAGCGTTATATATGACGTTAACGAACTCGAATTTCAACGTGCAGGAACATCTGGACATGGCAATGAGGGTAGGGAATGCGGCCATACGTATTATGGATGTGCTGGATCGCGCCCATACGGACCGTTTCGGCATCCCGCAGCCGATTACCGTCAGCCAGAACCGGATCGAAGGACAGTGCATCGTCGTGACAGGGCACAATCTATATGCGCTGGAAGAATTGCTGCGCCAGACGGAAGGAACAGGCATCAACATTTATACCCATTCGGAGATGCTGCCGGCGCACGGTTATCCCGCGCTCAAGAAATATGCCCATTTGAAAGGCAACATCGGCAAAGCATGGTATGACCAGCGCAGGCTGTTCGAGCAGTTCCCGGGCGCCATTCTGGCCACCACGAACTGCGTTATGCCAATCAAGGGCAGTTACGCGGACCGCTTCTTCTCCTACGAGGTTGCCGGACTGGAGGGCGTGACCAAAATCGTGAATGACGACTTCGCGCCGCTGATCGAGCGTGCTTTGTCCTTGCCTGCGGCTGATGTACCATCGGAGCAGGTATTGACGACAGGATATCACCACGAAACGGTCATCGGTCTGGCTCCCGAAATCATTCAAGCGGTTAAAGACGGGCATATTCGCCGCTTCTTCGTCATTGCAGGCTGCGATGCGCCGGGCAAAGGCGGAAACTATTATCGGGAACTGGCAACGAGCCTGCCGAACGATACGGTGATTTTGACGACCTCTTGCGGCAAGTTCCGCTTCAACGACGTGGATTACGGGACGGTTGGCGACACGGGCATTCCGCGTTATATCGATCTGGGACAATGCAACAATTCCGGTTCGACGGTCAAAATCGCGCTTGCCCTCGCCGATGCCTTCGGCTGCACCGTGAACGAGCTGCCGGTCAGCATCGTATTGTCCTGGTTCGAGCAAAAAGCCGTGGCCATTTTGCTGGGACTGTTCAGCCTGGGCATTCAGGATATCCGGATCGGACCGAAGCCGCCGGAATTCATCTCGCAAGGCGTGCTCGACGTGCTCGTCGACATGTTTGGACTTAAACTGATAACGACAGCAGAGGAAGATATGAACGCCATGTTGGCATTGTCGTAG
- a CDS encoding PTS transporter subunit EIIC produces MNDRVLMDSVLRLAGGMENIKQVEHENGKTVVELKRSSDMNLSAMDVAEMEAEIHASKSGAQIVLRDEASDGYQALSAFLGIEGEDHANAIGSQEAGRTGKRRKPFSIMHFASDVFRPLMPALLGVLLIKFVLLTFVLLDTLDVTDIVDMNSTVYVVFSSIADALIYFLPVLVAFSTARRMNSNPYAAAGIGAFTLYPAVAGVMSGEQAFSLFGVDLVPVSSFYTAPLWVILAVVGAAWIERALGRVLPKGLQGVLPAALALLVMIPVMLLVLGPVGMYAQNHLTETITSMMDKTPVLTIVLVGAFYALLMLLGMQFVVVPILISELVTNGSMMLLPAFTVAVMGQAGAAMAVALRERKSDHRRLAYWAAGTALIGFIEPAMYAVNMRRRAAFVSALAGGAVGGLYMGLLKVKTFALGSTLGLLELPLWIEEGSLNLLQGLVGMALAFVSAGALAFWLLGRNVQPRNK; encoded by the coding sequence ATGAATGACAGAGTACTGATGGACTCCGTTTTACGACTCGCAGGAGGAATGGAGAACATCAAGCAAGTCGAGCACGAGAACGGCAAAACCGTTGTAGAGTTAAAGCGTAGTAGCGACATGAATCTGTCGGCGATGGATGTCGCCGAGATGGAGGCAGAGATTCACGCAAGCAAAAGCGGCGCACAGATCGTACTTCGGGACGAGGCATCAGATGGATATCAAGCTTTGTCGGCATTCCTGGGTATTGAAGGGGAGGATCATGCAAACGCCATTGGGTCGCAAGAAGCGGGGCGAACGGGAAAAAGAAGGAAACCTTTTTCGATCATGCATTTTGCTTCCGACGTATTCAGGCCTTTAATGCCTGCTCTTTTGGGAGTGCTCTTGATCAAGTTCGTGCTTTTGACGTTTGTGTTACTGGATACGCTTGATGTGACGGATATTGTGGATATGAATAGCACGGTATACGTCGTATTTAGCAGCATAGCGGACGCTTTGATTTATTTTTTGCCTGTGTTGGTCGCGTTCAGTACGGCTCGGAGGATGAACAGCAATCCATACGCAGCGGCTGGCATTGGTGCTTTTACTTTGTATCCAGCCGTGGCAGGAGTGATGAGCGGGGAGCAGGCATTCAGTCTGTTTGGCGTTGATCTTGTCCCGGTGTCATCATTCTATACGGCCCCTCTGTGGGTCATTCTGGCGGTAGTGGGCGCTGCATGGATCGAACGAGCGTTGGGGCGCGTATTGCCGAAGGGGCTTCAAGGCGTTTTGCCCGCCGCGCTGGCGTTACTGGTGATGATCCCGGTCATGCTGCTTGTGTTAGGTCCCGTTGGCATGTATGCGCAGAACCATTTGACGGAAACCATCACTTCGATGATGGATAAGACTCCAGTGCTCACGATCGTTCTTGTCGGTGCGTTCTACGCGTTGTTGATGCTGCTGGGGATGCAATTTGTTGTTGTTCCGATTTTGATCAGTGAGTTGGTCACGAATGGTTCCATGATGTTATTGCCGGCTTTCACGGTGGCTGTGATGGGACAGGCTGGAGCGGCCATGGCCGTTGCATTGCGCGAGCGCAAGTCTGATCACAGGAGGCTTGCCTACTGGGCTGCTGGCACAGCGCTGATTGGTTTTATCGAACCCGCGATGTATGCCGTAAACATGAGGCGGCGAGCCGCTTTTGTTTCGGCCCTTGCGGGAGGCGCGGTTGGCGGCTTGTACATGGGACTGCTGAAGGTAAAGACGTTTGCGCTGGGCAGTACGCTCGGGCTGCTTGAACTCCCTTTGTGGATCGAAGAAGGCAGCCTGAATTTGCTGCAAGGGCTCGTCGGCATGGCGCTTGCCTTTGTTTCGGCCGGTGCACTGGCTTTCTGGCTGCTGGGCAGGAACGTTCAACCTCGAAATAAGTAA